A window of Pseudodesulfovibrio hydrargyri contains these coding sequences:
- a CDS encoding HD-GYP domain-containing protein, giving the protein MEDVSLIDIAGGISTALDYISPTVTGHHRRVGLASALLGNRVGIKPSSLVDLLLAGLLHDIGAFSMDLALDGLSFDADLEEHAVVGYRLLKDHPFLERPSRMVLYHHTSWRDLRVIRQEGDRETLLLANIVNLADRVDILRRMGAHRRERSDVERAVAGFTSDLYAPELTAAFRELTASGLFWPLMEDMDMPVREMLSKDLLDVRISPDQLIDFSGFFTRIIDFRSRHTATHSAGVAETAVLLARLAGMDEKEQKAMRLAGNLHDIGKLAVPTSLLDKQSALDDDEYTRIKDHATVSAEVLRAIPGLGEVADWAAQHHERLNGKGYPLGLTEKELSLGSRIMQVADVHTAITEDRPYRKGMTRERTVSVLRSMADSGFLDVDIVNLVIENHEYLDAVRTMVQSRALSEFRRFTEEIG; this is encoded by the coding sequence ATGGAAGACGTCTCTCTTATCGACATAGCCGGCGGCATCTCCACCGCTCTGGACTACATCTCCCCCACGGTCACCGGGCACCACCGGCGGGTGGGGCTGGCCTCCGCCCTGTTGGGCAACCGGGTGGGCATCAAGCCCTCCTCCCTGGTGGATTTGCTTCTGGCCGGGCTGCTGCACGACATCGGGGCGTTTTCCATGGATCTGGCCCTGGACGGCCTGAGCTTCGACGCCGACCTGGAGGAGCACGCGGTGGTCGGCTACCGGCTGCTCAAGGACCACCCCTTCCTGGAGCGCCCCTCGCGCATGGTTCTGTACCACCACACCAGTTGGCGGGACCTGCGGGTCATCCGCCAGGAGGGTGACCGCGAGACCCTGCTGCTGGCCAACATCGTCAATCTGGCCGACCGGGTGGACATCCTGCGCCGGATGGGCGCGCACAGGCGGGAGCGCAGTGACGTGGAGCGGGCCGTGGCAGGGTTCACCTCGGACCTCTACGCCCCGGAACTGACGGCCGCCTTCCGGGAACTGACCGCGAGCGGCCTGTTCTGGCCGCTGATGGAGGACATGGACATGCCGGTCAGGGAGATGCTCTCCAAGGACCTCCTGGACGTGCGCATCTCCCCGGACCAGCTCATCGACTTCTCCGGCTTCTTCACCCGGATCATCGACTTCCGGAGCCGCCACACGGCCACCCACTCGGCGGGCGTGGCCGAGACCGCGGTCCTGCTGGCCCGGCTGGCGGGCATGGACGAGAAGGAGCAGAAGGCCATGCGGTTGGCCGGGAACCTGCACGACATCGGCAAGCTGGCCGTGCCCACCTCCCTGCTGGACAAGCAGAGCGCCCTGGACGACGACGAATACACCCGGATCAAGGACCACGCCACGGTCAGCGCCGAGGTCCTGCGCGCCATCCCGGGCCTGGGCGAGGTGGCCGATTGGGCGGCCCAGCACCACGAGCGGTTGAACGGCAAGGGATATCCCCTGGGACTGACGGAAAAGGAGCTCTCGCTGGGCTCCCGGATCATGCAGGTGGCGGACGTGCACACGGCCATCACCGAGGACCGCCCCTACCGCAAGGGCATGACCAGAGAGCGGACCGTGTCCGTGCTCCGCTCCATGGCGGACAGCGGCTTCCTGGACGTGGACATCGTCAACCTGGTCATCGAGAACCACGAGTACCTGGACGCGGTCCGGACCATGGTCCAGAGCCGCGCCCTGTCCGAATTCCGGCGCTTCACCGAGGAAATCGGCTAG
- a CDS encoding transcription antitermination factor NusB, which produces MQAHSSKPLPSARRAALEALFRCLMNRQDIQASLDAALSTGVDDPRDVGLATELSYGYLRLKGRIEYVLSRFLQDPGKLNPKMRLAMGVAAYEILFLDKIPAYASVDWAVEFSKSKPGARLAGLFNAVLRRVSELGADAHDPDFFRKDASLPEFLSRWYACPQWLVDLWWREYGEKTATDYLEAQIKAPALGFNLFGHPDADELYTEIAGWPELIDIEGMSFALPGGTAFEGEPDPPLARQSFAARQAVEALDPEIWDGPVWDACAGRGGKTRILLEKGLDVFASDPHRGRLAALERELHGVEVFEANAATAEPPRTPGTILLDMPCSGLGVLSRRPDTKWKRKPADLSDLTLLQREILDNALAQVKPGGRIAVITCTLNPEENQGLVARFAGDNDRVSLEREWTTPSDSPLNEFFYAASLIVK; this is translated from the coding sequence ATGCAAGCACATTCATCAAAGCCCCTGCCTTCGGCGCGGCGGGCGGCGCTCGAGGCCCTGTTCCGATGTCTCATGAACCGGCAGGACATCCAGGCCTCCCTGGACGCGGCCCTTTCCACCGGGGTGGACGACCCCCGCGACGTGGGGCTGGCCACGGAACTCAGCTACGGCTATCTCCGGCTCAAGGGACGCATCGAGTACGTCCTGTCCCGGTTCCTCCAGGATCCGGGCAAACTCAATCCCAAGATGCGGCTGGCCATGGGCGTGGCCGCCTACGAGATTCTGTTCCTGGACAAGATTCCGGCCTACGCCTCGGTGGATTGGGCCGTGGAGTTCTCCAAGTCCAAGCCGGGCGCGCGCCTGGCCGGGCTGTTCAACGCCGTGCTCCGCCGGGTGTCCGAGCTGGGCGCGGACGCCCATGATCCCGACTTTTTCCGCAAGGACGCCTCCCTGCCCGAATTCCTGTCGCGCTGGTACGCCTGTCCCCAGTGGCTGGTGGACCTGTGGTGGCGCGAGTACGGGGAGAAGACGGCCACCGACTACCTCGAGGCCCAGATCAAGGCCCCTGCGCTGGGTTTCAACCTCTTCGGCCATCCCGATGCGGACGAGCTGTACACCGAGATCGCGGGCTGGCCCGAGCTGATCGACATCGAGGGCATGAGCTTCGCCCTGCCCGGGGGCACGGCCTTCGAGGGCGAGCCCGACCCGCCCCTGGCCCGGCAGTCGTTCGCCGCGCGCCAGGCCGTGGAGGCCCTGGACCCGGAGATCTGGGACGGCCCGGTCTGGGACGCCTGCGCCGGACGCGGGGGCAAGACCCGCATCCTGCTGGAAAAGGGGCTGGACGTGTTCGCCTCGGACCCCCATCGGGGACGGCTGGCAGCGCTTGAACGCGAGCTGCACGGGGTGGAGGTCTTCGAGGCCAACGCGGCCACGGCCGAGCCGCCGCGCACGCCCGGCACCATCCTTCTGGACATGCCCTGCTCGGGTCTGGGCGTGCTGTCGCGCCGCCCGGACACCAAGTGGAAGCGCAAGCCCGCCGACCTGAGCGACCTGACCCTGCTGCAGCGCGAGATCCTGGACAACGCCCTGGCCCAGGTCAAACCCGGCGGGCGCATCGCGGTCATCACCTGCACCCTCAACCCCGAGGAGAACCAGGGGCTGGTCGCCCGGTTTGCCGGGGACAACGACCGGGTGTCCTTGGAGCGCGAGTGGACCACGCCGTCCGACTCGCCGCTGAACGAGTTCTTCTACGCCGCCTCTCTCATCGTGAAGTAA
- a CDS encoding P-II family nitrogen regulator, whose product MKKIEIITRTFKLDEVKTALSGIGVKGMTVSEVKGFGRQGGHKEVYRGAEYQVDFVPKIKIEAVVEDDFAAEVVEAARAAARTGEVGDGKIFVSPVDEVVRIRTGETGEEAI is encoded by the coding sequence ATGAAGAAAATCGAGATCATCACCCGGACGTTCAAGCTCGACGAGGTCAAGACCGCCCTTTCCGGCATCGGCGTGAAGGGCATGACCGTCAGCGAAGTCAAGGGCTTCGGCCGCCAGGGCGGCCACAAGGAAGTGTACCGCGGGGCCGAGTACCAGGTGGACTTCGTGCCCAAGATCAAGATCGAGGCCGTGGTCGAGGACGACTTCGCCGCCGAGGTGGTGGAGGCGGCCCGCGCTGCCGCCCGCACCGGCGAGGTGGGCGACGGCAAGATCTTCGTCTCCCCCGTGGACGAGGTTGTGCGCATCCGCACCGGCGAGACCGGCGAAGAGGCCATCTAG
- a CDS encoding molybdopterin-dependent oxidoreductase encodes MKTITACTMDCGDACSLLVDDEKRTVRGNPKHPFTKGFCCKKGGRYFERLDADERVTEPLVRRGGGFAPASWDEALGLVADKLDAARAVPESILHVHGHGYRGILGMASTHFFERLGSSTTYGCVCDDTGIEACLRDFGALHHNDPEDILNSDRVVNWGRDLTRSSVHQLALLKRARKNGTEVLSISPGGDGTPEFSDVNVVIRPGTDRFLAAAVLKLFLEAGDLNPWVLTRTANWPALRGLVDGLKFRELCAACEVPPADAEMVYEWYADRGNVATVIGWGLQRHVFGGENVRFINAVAMVSGNVGVRGGGAYFNISSARNFGSWAHLIEGGVEPGERRRLLLQDLGAELRRADPPVRFAWIDGHNVINQVPDSLAVADALAAPFTVVVDGFMNDTAMRADVILPPALMFERLDVLGSCVHNYVNLCAPAVAPRDQARSDFEVLADLGSRLREPVRLPDQEACLREGLKHSNVSLDELRENGFAKVNHPFVAFENMVFGHLDGLYRFPEALHSEPERDPDYPLQLLTVVRGEFLHSQIPESEQRGVPLVWISKANPAYSVLDLSADVYLTTGLGAMQVRVETLDGLHPRAVLMRRGGWMKYGHGANVIIRPMNTDMAFGTAYYSQTCRLENR; translated from the coding sequence ATGAAGACCATCACGGCATGCACCATGGACTGCGGCGACGCCTGTTCGCTGCTGGTCGACGATGAGAAGAGGACCGTCCGGGGCAACCCGAAACACCCGTTCACCAAGGGCTTTTGCTGCAAGAAGGGCGGCCGCTACTTCGAGCGGCTGGACGCGGACGAGCGAGTCACCGAACCGCTCGTCCGGCGCGGCGGCGGGTTCGCGCCCGCAAGCTGGGACGAGGCCCTCGGCCTGGTCGCGGATAAGCTCGACGCGGCCCGGGCCGTGCCCGAGTCCATCCTGCACGTCCACGGCCACGGCTACAGGGGCATCCTGGGCATGGCCAGCACCCACTTCTTCGAGCGGCTGGGCTCGTCCACAACCTACGGCTGCGTGTGCGACGACACGGGCATCGAGGCCTGCCTGCGCGACTTCGGCGCGCTCCACCACAACGACCCCGAGGACATCCTCAACAGCGACCGGGTGGTCAACTGGGGCCGGGACCTGACCCGCAGCTCCGTGCACCAGCTGGCGCTTTTGAAGCGCGCCCGCAAGAACGGCACCGAGGTCCTGTCCATTTCGCCCGGCGGGGACGGCACGCCCGAGTTCTCGGACGTCAACGTCGTCATCCGGCCGGGCACGGACCGCTTTCTGGCGGCCGCCGTGCTCAAGCTCTTTCTGGAGGCGGGCGACCTCAACCCGTGGGTCCTGACCCGGACCGCCAACTGGCCCGCCCTGCGCGGCCTGGTGGACGGCCTGAAGTTCCGCGAGCTGTGCGCGGCCTGCGAGGTCCCGCCCGCGGACGCGGAGATGGTCTACGAGTGGTACGCGGACCGGGGCAACGTGGCCACGGTCATCGGCTGGGGCCTGCAGCGCCACGTCTTTGGCGGCGAGAACGTCCGCTTCATCAACGCCGTGGCCATGGTCTCGGGCAATGTCGGGGTGCGCGGCGGCGGTGCCTATTTCAACATCTCCTCGGCCCGCAACTTCGGCTCCTGGGCGCACCTGATCGAAGGCGGCGTTGAGCCGGGCGAGCGGCGCAGACTCCTTTTGCAGGACCTGGGCGCGGAACTGCGCCGGGCCGATCCGCCGGTTCGGTTCGCCTGGATCGACGGCCATAACGTGATCAACCAGGTGCCGGACAGCCTGGCCGTGGCCGACGCGCTGGCCGCGCCGTTCACCGTGGTGGTGGACGGGTTCATGAACGACACGGCCATGCGGGCCGACGTCATCCTGCCGCCCGCGCTCATGTTCGAGCGCCTCGACGTGCTCGGCTCGTGCGTGCACAACTACGTCAACCTCTGCGCCCCGGCCGTGGCCCCGCGCGACCAGGCGCGATCGGACTTCGAAGTCCTGGCCGACCTGGGCTCGCGGCTGCGCGAGCCCGTCCGCCTGCCGGACCAGGAAGCCTGCCTGCGCGAAGGGCTCAAGCATTCGAACGTGTCCCTGGATGAATTGCGCGAGAATGGGTTCGCCAAGGTCAACCATCCCTTTGTGGCCTTCGAGAACATGGTCTTCGGCCATCTGGACGGGTTGTACCGTTTTCCCGAGGCGCTGCATTCCGAGCCCGAACGGGACCCGGATTATCCCCTGCAATTGCTGACCGTGGTGCGCGGCGAGTTCCTGCATTCGCAGATTCCCGAGTCCGAGCAGCGCGGCGTGCCTTTGGTCTGGATTTCCAAGGCCAATCCGGCGTATAGTGTCCTTGACCTGTCCGCGGACGTATATCTGACCACCGGCCTCGGGGCCATGCAGGTCAGGGTCGAGACCCTGGACGGCCTGCACCCCAGGGCCGTGCTCATGCGCCGGGGCGGGTGGATGAAATACGGCCACGGGGCCAATGTGATCATCCGCCCCATGAACACGGACATGGCCTTCGGCACGGCCTACTACAGCCAGACGTGCCGCCTGGAAAATCGCTAA
- the hisS gene encoding histidine--tRNA ligase, with product MANVQKIKGFADLFPEEAAKYTFMEKCAREVFSRYGFGELRTPILEKTELFQKSIGEDTDVVGKEMFTFPDRKDRSLTMRPEATAGVVRAFIESKIHQPGNVSKFFTFGPMFRYERPQKGRQRQFHQIDAEIFGADEPQADAELILMLKAFLNAIGLTKLTIEINSLGCHECRPAYKQALVDYYKSKDKANFCEDCQRRMETNPLRVLDCKVPTCKALVEDAPVITDHLCPDCRAHFADVRAVLDGANVDYEINPRMVRGLDYYVRTCFEVTSNDIGSQTAVAGGGRYDGLVKNLGGPDCPGTGFACGMERLALLLNDVQPQTPDFYLAVVDKEAANEAMLFAQALREKGLTGEASFSGGSMKSRMRAANKSGAKTCLIMGGSELADKTITVKDMAGDREQETLDRKLYLASL from the coding sequence ATGGCGAACGTACAAAAAATAAAAGGATTCGCGGATCTTTTCCCGGAGGAAGCCGCCAAGTACACCTTCATGGAAAAGTGCGCCCGCGAGGTCTTTTCGCGCTACGGCTTCGGCGAGCTGCGCACGCCCATCCTGGAGAAGACCGAGCTGTTCCAGAAGTCCATCGGCGAGGACACCGACGTGGTCGGCAAGGAGATGTTCACCTTCCCGGACCGCAAGGACCGGTCCCTGACCATGCGGCCCGAGGCCACGGCGGGCGTGGTCCGCGCGTTCATCGAGTCCAAGATCCATCAGCCGGGCAACGTCTCGAAATTTTTCACTTTCGGCCCCATGTTCCGGTACGAGCGCCCGCAGAAGGGCCGCCAGCGCCAGTTCCACCAGATCGACGCCGAGATCTTCGGGGCGGACGAGCCCCAGGCCGACGCCGAGCTGATCCTCATGCTCAAGGCGTTCCTCAACGCCATCGGGCTGACCAAGCTGACCATCGAGATCAACTCCCTGGGCTGCCACGAGTGCCGCCCGGCCTACAAGCAGGCCCTGGTGGACTACTACAAGTCCAAGGACAAGGCGAACTTCTGCGAGGACTGCCAGCGGCGCATGGAGACCAATCCGCTGCGCGTGCTCGACTGCAAGGTGCCCACCTGCAAGGCGCTGGTCGAGGACGCCCCGGTCATCACCGACCACCTCTGCCCGGACTGTCGGGCGCACTTCGCCGACGTCCGGGCCGTCCTGGACGGCGCGAACGTGGACTACGAGATCAACCCCCGCATGGTCCGGGGCCTGGACTACTACGTGCGCACCTGTTTCGAGGTGACCAGCAATGACATCGGCTCCCAGACCGCTGTGGCGGGCGGCGGCCGGTACGACGGCCTGGTCAAGAACCTCGGCGGCCCGGACTGCCCGGGCACCGGCTTCGCCTGCGGCATGGAGCGGCTCGCCCTGCTTTTGAACGACGTGCAGCCCCAGACCCCCGACTTCTATCTGGCCGTGGTCGACAAAGAGGCCGCGAACGAGGCCATGCTCTTTGCCCAGGCCCTGCGCGAAAAGGGGCTGACCGGCGAAGCCAGCTTCTCGGGCGGGTCCATGAAGTCGCGCATGCGGGCGGCCAACAAGTCCGGGGCCAAAACCTGCCTGATCATGGGTGGCAGCGAGTTGGCCGATAAGACCATCACGGTCAAGGACATGGCCGGCGACCGTGAACAGGAAACCTTGGACCGGAAGCTGTATCTGGCGAGTCTGTAG
- the glnD gene encoding [protein-PII] uridylyltransferase, with translation MQPDSLLPESARRLKQARADLWARAGAGSVGGFAWEYTHLVDRYFESRIREAGPQRFAFTLVAVGGYGRGRLCPGSDVDVLLLFKRRIPSGAEEFTKTLLFPLWDLGLDLGHGVRTVADCVSLARKDFQVLASLMDARPLAGDAEVFEAFRSAFAAKVLNTHGETFAASLREHNEARAAQYGDASALLEPELKNGLGGLRDGQQVVWLTRVLKALKRNPIFLPEELSRLREDQAFLNRVRTALHLAAGRKTDRLYFDLQPPTARLMGFASRTASPEDTGLAVEFFLSRLHQAMTRIKAMREALFQEAFPVRSTPLPEPTIRNLSTGPGGIRFIRQSEATPDNVLGAFLESARAGLPLTWGARRIVRRDPARFAAGLAGRGETLSILVEIFLAPHCRTALDGLLETRLLPALFPEFAEVEHLIQFNDYHVHPVGRHTLATVALLSDFARGDGEWTGELAGGVTDPARLVLAGFFHDLGKGAPDHSGAGAAMARRVLGRYGRAPEVIEDVAFLVEHHLLLPKTATRRDLSDERTVADVAAVVGDTARLDMLHLLSTADSMATGPRAWNSWTRSLLGELYFKVRNLLRHGPLAEPDAARKLADAKLAVLAAAHDQDPEFVDAAMRAMPPRAFLALTPEAIAGHVRLVRKLWGAVAEDRMRKPSSIGGKGVILIEAAPGRAENTFKLTIAAVDQPNLFATIAGALSLHGLNILAADIFSWKDGTAVDVFTVGEPPENLYAEEVWARVGRSVGYAMVGKLDLAARLEERSRSPLTRGRGRPKLKPLVTIDNRASDFYTVIEVAATDRTGFLFDMARTLAAHGLSIHLAMITTIKGRAADVFHVRTQDGQRLLDESRLDALRRDLLAASKAR, from the coding sequence ATGCAGCCGGACAGCCTTCTTCCCGAATCCGCCCGCAGGCTGAAACAGGCCAGGGCGGACCTGTGGGCCCGGGCCGGGGCCGGTTCCGTGGGCGGCTTCGCCTGGGAGTACACCCACCTGGTGGACCGCTATTTCGAGAGCCGCATCCGGGAGGCCGGGCCGCAGCGCTTCGCCTTCACGCTCGTGGCCGTGGGCGGTTACGGCCGCGGGCGGCTGTGTCCCGGCTCGGACGTGGACGTCCTCCTGCTCTTCAAGCGCCGCATCCCGTCCGGAGCCGAAGAATTCACCAAGACCCTGCTCTTCCCCCTGTGGGACCTCGGCCTGGACCTGGGCCACGGCGTGCGCACCGTGGCCGACTGCGTGTCCTTGGCCAGGAAGGACTTCCAGGTCCTGGCCTCGCTCATGGACGCCCGCCCCCTGGCCGGAGACGCCGAGGTCTTCGAGGCCTTCCGGTCCGCCTTTGCGGCCAAGGTCCTGAACACGCACGGCGAGACCTTCGCCGCCTCCCTGCGCGAACACAACGAGGCCCGCGCCGCCCAGTACGGCGACGCCTCGGCCCTGCTCGAACCCGAGCTCAAGAACGGCCTGGGGGGCCTGCGCGACGGCCAGCAGGTGGTCTGGCTGACCCGGGTGCTCAAGGCGCTTAAGCGCAACCCCATCTTCCTGCCCGAGGAACTCTCGCGGCTGCGCGAGGACCAGGCCTTCCTCAACCGCGTGCGCACGGCCCTGCACCTGGCCGCCGGACGCAAGACCGACCGTCTCTATTTCGACCTCCAGCCGCCCACGGCGCGGCTCATGGGATTCGCCTCGCGCACCGCCTCGCCCGAGGACACCGGCCTGGCCGTGGAGTTCTTCCTGTCCCGGCTGCACCAGGCCATGACCCGGATCAAGGCCATGCGCGAGGCCCTGTTCCAGGAGGCCTTCCCGGTGCGCAGCACCCCCCTGCCCGAACCGACCATCCGCAACCTGTCTACCGGGCCCGGGGGCATCCGCTTCATCCGCCAGTCCGAGGCCACCCCGGACAACGTGCTCGGCGCGTTTCTGGAGTCCGCGCGCGCCGGCCTGCCCCTGACCTGGGGCGCGCGGCGCATCGTCCGGCGCGACCCGGCCCGGTTCGCGGCCGGGCTGGCCGGACGGGGCGAGACCCTGTCCATCCTGGTGGAGATATTCCTGGCCCCGCACTGCCGGACCGCTCTGGACGGGCTGCTCGAGACCCGGCTGCTGCCCGCCCTGTTCCCGGAATTCGCCGAGGTGGAGCACCTCATCCAGTTCAACGACTACCACGTCCATCCGGTGGGCCGGCACACCCTGGCCACCGTGGCCCTGCTCTCGGATTTCGCGCGCGGCGACGGGGAGTGGACCGGGGAGCTGGCCGGAGGGGTGACCGACCCGGCCCGCCTGGTCCTGGCCGGATTCTTCCACGACCTGGGCAAGGGCGCGCCCGACCACTCCGGGGCCGGGGCGGCCATGGCCCGCCGGGTCCTGGGCCGCTACGGACGTGCGCCCGAGGTCATCGAGGACGTGGCTTTCCTTGTGGAGCACCACCTGCTTTTGCCCAAGACCGCCACCCGGCGCGATCTGTCCGACGAGCGCACGGTGGCGGACGTGGCCGCCGTGGTCGGGGACACGGCCCGGTTGGACATGCTCCACCTGCTGTCCACGGCCGACTCCATGGCCACCGGCCCACGCGCCTGGAACTCCTGGACCCGCTCCCTGCTGGGCGAGCTGTACTTCAAGGTCCGCAACCTGTTGCGCCACGGCCCCCTGGCCGAGCCGGACGCGGCCCGCAAACTGGCCGACGCCAAGCTCGCCGTGCTCGCGGCGGCCCACGACCAGGACCCGGAGTTCGTGGACGCGGCCATGCGGGCCATGCCCCCGCGCGCCTTCCTGGCCCTGACGCCCGAGGCCATCGCCGGGCATGTGCGGCTGGTCAGAAAACTGTGGGGAGCCGTGGCCGAGGACCGCATGCGCAAGCCGTCCTCCATCGGCGGCAAGGGCGTCATCCTGATCGAGGCCGCGCCGGGCCGGGCCGAGAACACCTTCAAGCTGACCATCGCCGCCGTGGACCAGCCCAACCTGTTCGCGACTATCGCCGGGGCCCTGTCCCTGCACGGGCTGAACATCCTGGCCGCCGACATCTTCAGCTGGAAGGACGGTACGGCCGTGGACGTGTTCACCGTGGGCGAGCCGCCCGAGAACCTCTACGCCGAGGAGGTCTGGGCCCGGGTCGGCCGGTCCGTGGGCTACGCCATGGTGGGCAAGCTGGACCTGGCCGCCCGGCTGGAGGAGCGCAGCCGCTCGCCCCTGACCAGGGGGCGGGGCCGCCCCAAGCTCAAGCCTCTGGTGACCATCGACAACCGGGCCAGCGACTTCTACACCGTGATCGAGGTGGCGGCCACGGACCGCACCGGTTTCCTGTTCGACATGGCCCGCACCCTGGCCGCCCACGGGCTGTCCATCCACCTGGCCATGATCACGACCATCAAGGGCCGGGCGGCCGACGTCTTCCACGTGCGCACCCAGGACGGGCAACGGCTCCTGGACGAGTCGCGCCTGGACGCCCTGCGCAGGGATCTCCTGGCCGCTTCCAAGGCCCGGTAA
- a CDS encoding asparaginase: MTQQAEIVIFFTGGTIGMSPVEGKEGVAPGGNFDGLLNQLSPQEADVVLRPVLWSDKPSPHMTPEDMFRLARDVEEALKEESVLGAVVLHGTDTLAETAYMCDLVVRSDKPVILTGSMRYYSEAGYDGIRNLANTVRACLLPLPPGVGACILMTDRIFAAREAVKVNSLNVDAFESREAGVVGYVAGESVLLARPRSTPTPRRKFAPASIETNVPLITAYTGIDRKPIDHAISEGAKGVVIEGFGAGNVPPALVEGIEACLEKGLPVVLATRCIEGGVWPVYGYPGGGADLHAKGVILCGRLGGPKARIRLMCALGLTSDQDEIRKIFEEA; the protein is encoded by the coding sequence ATGACGCAACAAGCTGAAATAGTGATTTTCTTCACCGGCGGAACCATCGGCATGTCCCCGGTGGAAGGCAAGGAGGGCGTGGCCCCGGGCGGCAACTTCGACGGCTTGCTCAACCAGCTCTCCCCCCAGGAGGCGGACGTGGTCCTGCGGCCCGTGCTCTGGTCGGACAAGCCGAGCCCGCACATGACCCCGGAGGACATGTTCCGGCTGGCCCGCGACGTGGAGGAAGCGCTTAAGGAGGAGTCCGTGCTCGGGGCCGTGGTCCTGCACGGCACGGACACCCTGGCCGAGACCGCCTACATGTGCGACCTGGTGGTCCGCTCGGACAAGCCGGTCATCCTGACCGGTTCCATGCGCTACTATTCCGAGGCGGGCTACGACGGCATCCGCAACCTGGCCAACACCGTGCGCGCCTGCCTGCTCCCCCTGCCCCCGGGCGTGGGGGCGTGCATCCTGATGACCGACCGCATCTTCGCGGCCCGCGAGGCGGTCAAGGTCAACTCGCTCAACGTGGACGCCTTCGAGTCCCGCGAGGCCGGTGTGGTCGGCTACGTGGCCGGAGAGTCCGTGCTCCTGGCCCGGCCCAGGTCCACCCCCACCCCCAGGCGCAAGTTCGCCCCCGCTTCCATCGAGACCAACGTGCCGCTCATTACCGCGTATACGGGAATTGACCGAAAGCCTATCGATCATGCAATAAGCGAAGGAGCAAAGGGAGTTGTCATCGAAGGGTTCGGCGCAGGCAACGTGCCCCCGGCCCTGGTCGAAGGAATCGAGGCCTGCCTGGAAAAGGGGCTGCCCGTGGTCCTGGCCACCCGCTGCATCGAGGGCGGGGTCTGGCCCGTGTACGGCTACCCGGGCGGCGGAGCCGACCTGCACGCCAAGGGCGTCATCCTGTGCGGCAGGCTGGGCGGACCCAAGGCCCGCATCCGGCTCATGTGCGCCCTGGGGCTGACCTCGGACCAGGACGAAATCCGGAAGATATTCGAGGAGGCGTAG
- a CDS encoding DsbA family oxidoreductase — MPINVTIFSDFVCPFCFVGSGIIDRLRKDFDIRDTWLPHELHPETPPEGRPLDDLVDRFDLDQVIMTCNQRGEPYGIRFARAEMLFNSRLALEAAEFARDAGLYHDFHGRMFRAGFTEGRNIGDMEVILDVALRTGLDREPLKAALADHRYADRVADGSRKAKEAGVTALPTFIVEGQPRVTGAVDESVLRQALEAARRKV; from the coding sequence ATGCCCATCAACGTGACCATCTTTTCCGATTTCGTCTGCCCGTTCTGCTTCGTCGGCTCGGGCATCATCGACCGTCTGAGGAAGGACTTCGACATCCGCGACACCTGGCTGCCCCACGAACTGCATCCCGAGACCCCGCCCGAGGGGCGGCCCCTGGACGACCTGGTGGACCGCTTCGACCTGGACCAGGTGATCATGACCTGCAACCAGCGGGGCGAGCCCTACGGCATCCGCTTCGCCCGTGCCGAGATGCTGTTCAACTCCCGCCTCGCCCTGGAGGCCGCCGAGTTCGCGCGCGACGCGGGCCTCTACCACGACTTCCACGGCCGCATGTTCCGGGCCGGATTCACCGAGGGACGCAACATCGGGGACATGGAAGTGATTCTGGACGTGGCTCTCCGGACCGGCCTGGACCGGGAGCCGCTCAAGGCGGCCCTGGCCGACCACCGCTACGCGGACCGCGTGGCGGACGGATCGAGGAAGGCCAAGGAGGCCGGGGTCACGGCACTGCCCACCTTCATCGTCGAGGGCCAGCCGCGCGTCACCGGGGCCGTGGACGAGTCCGTGCTGCGCCAAGCCCTGGAAGCGGCCCGGCGAAAGGTCTAA